From Mus musculus strain C57BL/6J chromosome 17, GRCm38.p6 C57BL/6J, the proteins below share one genomic window:
- the Atl2 gene encoding atlastin-2 isoform X3, whose protein sequence is MDTQGAFDSQSTIKDCATVFALSTMTSSVQVYNLSQNIQEDDLQHLQLFTEYGRLAMEEIYQKPFQTLMFLIRDWSYPYEHSYGLEGGKQFLEKRLQVKQNQHEELQNVRKHIHNCFSNLGCFLLPHPGLKVATNPSFDGRLKDIDEDFKRELRNLVPLLLAPENLVEKEISGSKVTCRDLVEYFKAYIKIYQGEELPHPKSMLQATAEANNLAAVAGARDVYCKSMEQVCGGDKPYIAPSDLERKHLDLKEVALKQFRSVKKMGGDEFCRRYQDQLEAEIEETYANFIKHNDGKNIFYAARTPATLFAVMFAMYIISGLTGFIGLNSIAVLCNLVMGLALTSLCTWAYVKYSGEFREIGTMIDQIAETLWEQRSPRKVLKPLGDNLMEENIRQSVTNSIKAGLTDQVSHHARLKTD, encoded by the exons ATGGATACCCAGGGTGCCTTTGATAGCCAGTCAACCATTAAAGACTGTGCGACAGTGTTTGCTCTGAGCACTATGACCAGCTCTGTGCAG GTATATAATTTGTCTCAGAATATTCAAGAAGATGATCTTCAACATCTACAG TTATTTACAGAGTATGGAAGACTTGCAATGGAAGAGATCTACCAGAAGCCATTTCAG ACGCTAATGTTTTTGATTCGAGATTGGAGTTATCCTTATGAGCACTCATATGGCTTGGAAGGTGGGAAGCAGTTCCTTGAGAAGAGATTACAG GTGAAGCAGAACCAGCACGAGGAGCTGCAGAACGTCAGGAAGCACATCCACAACTGCTTCTCAAACCTGGGCTGCTTCCTCCTCCCGCACCCCGGCCTCAAAGTCGCCACCAACCCTAGCTTTGATGGACGACTGAAAG ATATCGATGAAGACTTTAAACGGGAGCTTCGAAATCTGGTTCCATTGCTGCTTGCTCCTGAAAATCTTGTTGAGAAAGAGATAAGTGGATCGAAAGTCACTTGTAGAGATCTTGTAGAGTATTTTAAG gcatacattaaaatatatcaaGGAGAGGAACTACCACACCCAAAGTCTATGCTTCAG gcAACAGCTGAGGCTAATAACCTGGCAGCAGTAGCAGGAGCAAGAGATGTCTATTGTAAAAGTATGGAGCAG GTATGCGGTGGTGATAAGCCGTACATTGCACCTTCAGATTTGGAGCGAAAACACCTGGATCTCAAGGAAGTGGCGCTCAAACAGTTTCGTTCTGTGAAAAAAATGGGTGGAGATGAATTCTGCCGCCGTTATCAGGACCAGCTTGAAGCTGAAATCGAAGAAACCTATGCAAATTTTATAAAGCACAATGATGGCAAAAATATCTTCTATGCTGCTCGCACCCCTGCCACACTGTTTGCAGTCATGTTTGCTATGTATATCATCTCAGGACTGACTGGCTTCATTGGCCTAAACTCTATAGCTGTCTTATGCAACCTCGTCATGGGGCTAGCACTGACGTCCCTTTGTACTTGGGCATATGTTAAGTACTCTGGGGAGTTCAGAGAAATCGGAACAATGATTGATCAGATTGCTGAAACACTGTGGGAACAG aGGAGTCCCAGGAAG GTATTGAAGCCCCTGGGTGATAATTTGATGGAGGAAAACATAAGGCAGTCTGTAACAAACTCTATCAAAGCAGGCCTGACTGACCAGGTGTCTCATCATGCCCGATTAAAGACAGACTGA
- the Atl2 gene encoding atlastin-2 isoform X2, translating into MKKPCPVQIVLAHEDDHNFELDEEALEQILLQEHIRDLNIVVVSVAGAFRKGKSFLLDFMLRYMYNKDSQSWIGGNNEPLTGFTWRGGCERETTGIQVWNEVFVIDRPNGTKVAVLLMDTQGAFDSQSTIKDCATVFALSTMTSSVQVYNLSQNIQEDDLQHLQLFTEYGRLAMEEIYQKPFQTLMFLIRDWSYPYEHSYGLEGGKQFLEKRLQVKQNQHEELQNVRKHIHNCFSNLGCFLLPHPGLKVATNPSFDGRLKDIDEDFKRELRNLVPLLLAPENLVEKEISGSKVTCRDLVEYFKAYIKIYQGEELPHPKSMLQATAEANNLAAVAGARDVYCKSMEQVCGGDKPYIAPSDLERKHLDLKEVALKQFRSVKKMGGDEFCRRYQDQLEAEIEETYANFIKHNDGKNIFYAARTPATLFAVMFAMYIISGLTGFIGLNSIAVLCNLVMGLALTSLCTWAYVKYSGEFREIGTMIDQIAETLWEQRSPRKVLKPLGDNLMEENIRQSVTNSIKAGLTDQVSHHARLKTD; encoded by the exons ATGAAGAAACCATGCCCAGTACAGATTGTTCTCGCCCATGAAGATGACCATAACTTTGAGCTTGATGAAGAGGCTTTGGAGCAGATCCTGCTGCAGGAGCACATACGGGATCTTAACATAGTCGTGGTGTCTGTGGCAGGAGCTTTCCGTAAAGGGAAATCATTTCTCCTGGACTTCATGCTTAGATATATGTATAACAAG GATTCTCAAAGCTGGATTGGTGGAAACAATGAACCCTTGACTGGCTTTACGTGGCGAGGTGGTTGCGAAAGAGAAACAACAGGCATACAAGTTTGGAATGAAGTGTTTGTGATTGACAGACCTAATGGAACAAAA GTGGCTGTGCTGCTAATGGATACCCAGGGTGCCTTTGATAGCCAGTCAACCATTAAAGACTGTGCGACAGTGTTTGCTCTGAGCACTATGACCAGCTCTGTGCAG GTATATAATTTGTCTCAGAATATTCAAGAAGATGATCTTCAACATCTACAG TTATTTACAGAGTATGGAAGACTTGCAATGGAAGAGATCTACCAGAAGCCATTTCAG ACGCTAATGTTTTTGATTCGAGATTGGAGTTATCCTTATGAGCACTCATATGGCTTGGAAGGTGGGAAGCAGTTCCTTGAGAAGAGATTACAG GTGAAGCAGAACCAGCACGAGGAGCTGCAGAACGTCAGGAAGCACATCCACAACTGCTTCTCAAACCTGGGCTGCTTCCTCCTCCCGCACCCCGGCCTCAAAGTCGCCACCAACCCTAGCTTTGATGGACGACTGAAAG ATATCGATGAAGACTTTAAACGGGAGCTTCGAAATCTGGTTCCATTGCTGCTTGCTCCTGAAAATCTTGTTGAGAAAGAGATAAGTGGATCGAAAGTCACTTGTAGAGATCTTGTAGAGTATTTTAAG gcatacattaaaatatatcaaGGAGAGGAACTACCACACCCAAAGTCTATGCTTCAG gcAACAGCTGAGGCTAATAACCTGGCAGCAGTAGCAGGAGCAAGAGATGTCTATTGTAAAAGTATGGAGCAG GTATGCGGTGGTGATAAGCCGTACATTGCACCTTCAGATTTGGAGCGAAAACACCTGGATCTCAAGGAAGTGGCGCTCAAACAGTTTCGTTCTGTGAAAAAAATGGGTGGAGATGAATTCTGCCGCCGTTATCAGGACCAGCTTGAAGCTGAAATCGAAGAAACCTATGCAAATTTTATAAAGCACAATGATGGCAAAAATATCTTCTATGCTGCTCGCACCCCTGCCACACTGTTTGCAGTCATGTTTGCTATGTATATCATCTCAGGACTGACTGGCTTCATTGGCCTAAACTCTATAGCTGTCTTATGCAACCTCGTCATGGGGCTAGCACTGACGTCCCTTTGTACTTGGGCATATGTTAAGTACTCTGGGGAGTTCAGAGAAATCGGAACAATGATTGATCAGATTGCTGAAACACTGTGGGAACAG aGGAGTCCCAGGAAG GTATTGAAGCCCCTGGGTGATAATTTGATGGAGGAAAACATAAGGCAGTCTGTAACAAACTCTATCAAAGCAGGCCTGACTGACCAGGTGTCTCATCATGCCCGATTAAAGACAGACTGA
- the Atl2 gene encoding atlastin-2 isoform 2 (isoform 2 is encoded by transcript variant 2), whose amino-acid sequence MDTQGAFDSQSTIKDCATVFALSTMTSSVQVYNLSQNIQEDDLQHLQLFTEYGRLAMEEIYQKPFQTLMFLIRDWSYPYEHSYGLEGGKQFLEKRLQVKQNQHEELQNVRKHIHNCFSNLGCFLLPHPGLKVATNPSFDGRLKDIDEDFKRELRNLVPLLLAPENLVEKEISGSKVTCRDLVEYFKAYIKIYQGEELPHPKSMLQATAEANNLAAVAGARDVYCKSMEQVCGGDKPYIAPSDLERKHLDLKEVALKQFRSVKKMGGDEFCRRYQDQLEAEIEETYANFIKHNDGKNIFYAARTPATLFAVMFAMYIISGLTGFIGLNSIAVLCNLVMGLALTSLCTWAYVKYSGEFREIGTMIDQIAETLWEQVLKPLGDNLMEENIRQSVTNSIKAGLTDQVSHHARLKTD is encoded by the exons ATGGATACCCAGGGTGCCTTTGATAGCCAGTCAACCATTAAAGACTGTGCGACAGTGTTTGCTCTGAGCACTATGACCAGCTCTGTGCAG GTATATAATTTGTCTCAGAATATTCAAGAAGATGATCTTCAACATCTACAG TTATTTACAGAGTATGGAAGACTTGCAATGGAAGAGATCTACCAGAAGCCATTTCAG ACGCTAATGTTTTTGATTCGAGATTGGAGTTATCCTTATGAGCACTCATATGGCTTGGAAGGTGGGAAGCAGTTCCTTGAGAAGAGATTACAG GTGAAGCAGAACCAGCACGAGGAGCTGCAGAACGTCAGGAAGCACATCCACAACTGCTTCTCAAACCTGGGCTGCTTCCTCCTCCCGCACCCCGGCCTCAAAGTCGCCACCAACCCTAGCTTTGATGGACGACTGAAAG ATATCGATGAAGACTTTAAACGGGAGCTTCGAAATCTGGTTCCATTGCTGCTTGCTCCTGAAAATCTTGTTGAGAAAGAGATAAGTGGATCGAAAGTCACTTGTAGAGATCTTGTAGAGTATTTTAAG gcatacattaaaatatatcaaGGAGAGGAACTACCACACCCAAAGTCTATGCTTCAG gcAACAGCTGAGGCTAATAACCTGGCAGCAGTAGCAGGAGCAAGAGATGTCTATTGTAAAAGTATGGAGCAG GTATGCGGTGGTGATAAGCCGTACATTGCACCTTCAGATTTGGAGCGAAAACACCTGGATCTCAAGGAAGTGGCGCTCAAACAGTTTCGTTCTGTGAAAAAAATGGGTGGAGATGAATTCTGCCGCCGTTATCAGGACCAGCTTGAAGCTGAAATCGAAGAAACCTATGCAAATTTTATAAAGCACAATGATGGCAAAAATATCTTCTATGCTGCTCGCACCCCTGCCACACTGTTTGCAGTCATGTTTGCTATGTATATCATCTCAGGACTGACTGGCTTCATTGGCCTAAACTCTATAGCTGTCTTATGCAACCTCGTCATGGGGCTAGCACTGACGTCCCTTTGTACTTGGGCATATGTTAAGTACTCTGGGGAGTTCAGAGAAATCGGAACAATGATTGATCAGATTGCTGAAACACTGTGGGAACAG GTATTGAAGCCCCTGGGTGATAATTTGATGGAGGAAAACATAAGGCAGTCTGTAACAAACTCTATCAAAGCAGGCCTGACTGACCAGGTGTCTCATCATGCCCGATTAAAGACAGACTGA
- the Atl2 gene encoding atlastin-2 isoform 5 (isoform 5 is encoded by transcript variant 5), with protein sequence MAEGDEAARRQQPQQGLRRRRQTSDSSVGVNHVSSTTSLGEDYEDDDLVNSDEVMKKPCPVQIVLAHEDDHNFELDEEALEQILLQEHIRDLNIVVVSVAGAFRKGKSFLLDFMLRYMYNKDSQSWIGGNNEPLTGFTWRGGCERETTGIQVWNEVFVIDRPNGTKVAVLLMDTQGAFDSQSTIKDCATVFALSTMTSSVQVYNLSQNIQEDDLQHLQLFTEYGRLAMEEIYQKPFQTLMFLIRDWSYPYEHSYGLEGGKQFLEKRLQVKQNQHEELQNVRKHIHNCFSNLGCFLLPHPGLKVATNPSFDGRLKDIDEDFKRELRNLVPLLLAPENLVEKEISGSKVTCRDLVEYFKAYIKIYQGEELPHPKSMLQATAEANNLAAVAGARDVYCKSMEQVCGGDKPYIAPSDLERKHLDLKEVALKQFRSVKKMGGDEFCRRYQDQLEAEIEETYANFIKHNDGKNIFYAARTPATLFAVMFAMYIISGLTGFIGLNSIAVLCNLVMGLALTSLCTWAYVKYSGEFREIGTMIDQIAETLWEQRSPRKVLKPLGDNLMEENIRQSVTNSIKAGLTDQVSHHARLKTD encoded by the exons GTGAGGATTATGAAGATGATGACCTAGTAAACTCAGATGAGGTTATGAAGAAACCATGCCCAGTACAGATTGTTCTCGCCCATGAAGATGACCATAACTTTGAGCTTGATGAAGAGGCTTTGGAGCAGATCCTGCTGCAGGAGCACATACGGGATCTTAACATAGTCGTGGTGTCTGTGGCAGGAGCTTTCCGTAAAGGGAAATCATTTCTCCTGGACTTCATGCTTAGATATATGTATAACAAG GATTCTCAAAGCTGGATTGGTGGAAACAATGAACCCTTGACTGGCTTTACGTGGCGAGGTGGTTGCGAAAGAGAAACAACAGGCATACAAGTTTGGAATGAAGTGTTTGTGATTGACAGACCTAATGGAACAAAA GTGGCTGTGCTGCTAATGGATACCCAGGGTGCCTTTGATAGCCAGTCAACCATTAAAGACTGTGCGACAGTGTTTGCTCTGAGCACTATGACCAGCTCTGTGCAG GTATATAATTTGTCTCAGAATATTCAAGAAGATGATCTTCAACATCTACAG TTATTTACAGAGTATGGAAGACTTGCAATGGAAGAGATCTACCAGAAGCCATTTCAG ACGCTAATGTTTTTGATTCGAGATTGGAGTTATCCTTATGAGCACTCATATGGCTTGGAAGGTGGGAAGCAGTTCCTTGAGAAGAGATTACAG GTGAAGCAGAACCAGCACGAGGAGCTGCAGAACGTCAGGAAGCACATCCACAACTGCTTCTCAAACCTGGGCTGCTTCCTCCTCCCGCACCCCGGCCTCAAAGTCGCCACCAACCCTAGCTTTGATGGACGACTGAAAG ATATCGATGAAGACTTTAAACGGGAGCTTCGAAATCTGGTTCCATTGCTGCTTGCTCCTGAAAATCTTGTTGAGAAAGAGATAAGTGGATCGAAAGTCACTTGTAGAGATCTTGTAGAGTATTTTAAG gcatacattaaaatatatcaaGGAGAGGAACTACCACACCCAAAGTCTATGCTTCAG gcAACAGCTGAGGCTAATAACCTGGCAGCAGTAGCAGGAGCAAGAGATGTCTATTGTAAAAGTATGGAGCAG GTATGCGGTGGTGATAAGCCGTACATTGCACCTTCAGATTTGGAGCGAAAACACCTGGATCTCAAGGAAGTGGCGCTCAAACAGTTTCGTTCTGTGAAAAAAATGGGTGGAGATGAATTCTGCCGCCGTTATCAGGACCAGCTTGAAGCTGAAATCGAAGAAACCTATGCAAATTTTATAAAGCACAATGATGGCAAAAATATCTTCTATGCTGCTCGCACCCCTGCCACACTGTTTGCAGTCATGTTTGCTATGTATATCATCTCAGGACTGACTGGCTTCATTGGCCTAAACTCTATAGCTGTCTTATGCAACCTCGTCATGGGGCTAGCACTGACGTCCCTTTGTACTTGGGCATATGTTAAGTACTCTGGGGAGTTCAGAGAAATCGGAACAATGATTGATCAGATTGCTGAAACACTGTGGGAACAG aGGAGTCCCAGGAAG GTATTGAAGCCCCTGGGTGATAATTTGATGGAGGAAAACATAAGGCAGTCTGTAACAAACTCTATCAAAGCAGGCCTGACTGACCAGGTGTCTCATCATGCCCGATTAAAGACAGACTGA
- the Atl2 gene encoding atlastin-2 isoform 1 (isoform 1 is encoded by transcript variant 1), with protein MAEGDEAARRQQPQQGLRRRRQTSDSSVGVNHVSSTTSLGEDYEDDDLVNSDEVMKKPCPVQIVLAHEDDHNFELDEEALEQILLQEHIRDLNIVVVSVAGAFRKGKSFLLDFMLRYMYNKDSQSWIGGNNEPLTGFTWRGGCERETTGIQVWNEVFVIDRPNGTKVAVLLMDTQGAFDSQSTIKDCATVFALSTMTSSVQVYNLSQNIQEDDLQHLQLFTEYGRLAMEEIYQKPFQTLMFLIRDWSYPYEHSYGLEGGKQFLEKRLQVKQNQHEELQNVRKHIHNCFSNLGCFLLPHPGLKVATNPSFDGRLKDIDEDFKRELRNLVPLLLAPENLVEKEISGSKVTCRDLVEYFKAYIKIYQGEELPHPKSMLQATAEANNLAAVAGARDVYCKSMEQVCGGDKPYIAPSDLERKHLDLKEVALKQFRSVKKMGGDEFCRRYQDQLEAEIEETYANFIKHNDGKNIFYAARTPATLFAVMFAMYIISGLTGFIGLNSIAVLCNLVMGLALTSLCTWAYVKYSGEFREIGTMIDQIAETLWEQVLKPLGDNLMEENIRQSVTNSIKAGLTDQVSHHARLKTD; from the exons GTGAGGATTATGAAGATGATGACCTAGTAAACTCAGATGAGGTTATGAAGAAACCATGCCCAGTACAGATTGTTCTCGCCCATGAAGATGACCATAACTTTGAGCTTGATGAAGAGGCTTTGGAGCAGATCCTGCTGCAGGAGCACATACGGGATCTTAACATAGTCGTGGTGTCTGTGGCAGGAGCTTTCCGTAAAGGGAAATCATTTCTCCTGGACTTCATGCTTAGATATATGTATAACAAG GATTCTCAAAGCTGGATTGGTGGAAACAATGAACCCTTGACTGGCTTTACGTGGCGAGGTGGTTGCGAAAGAGAAACAACAGGCATACAAGTTTGGAATGAAGTGTTTGTGATTGACAGACCTAATGGAACAAAA GTGGCTGTGCTGCTAATGGATACCCAGGGTGCCTTTGATAGCCAGTCAACCATTAAAGACTGTGCGACAGTGTTTGCTCTGAGCACTATGACCAGCTCTGTGCAG GTATATAATTTGTCTCAGAATATTCAAGAAGATGATCTTCAACATCTACAG TTATTTACAGAGTATGGAAGACTTGCAATGGAAGAGATCTACCAGAAGCCATTTCAG ACGCTAATGTTTTTGATTCGAGATTGGAGTTATCCTTATGAGCACTCATATGGCTTGGAAGGTGGGAAGCAGTTCCTTGAGAAGAGATTACAG GTGAAGCAGAACCAGCACGAGGAGCTGCAGAACGTCAGGAAGCACATCCACAACTGCTTCTCAAACCTGGGCTGCTTCCTCCTCCCGCACCCCGGCCTCAAAGTCGCCACCAACCCTAGCTTTGATGGACGACTGAAAG ATATCGATGAAGACTTTAAACGGGAGCTTCGAAATCTGGTTCCATTGCTGCTTGCTCCTGAAAATCTTGTTGAGAAAGAGATAAGTGGATCGAAAGTCACTTGTAGAGATCTTGTAGAGTATTTTAAG gcatacattaaaatatatcaaGGAGAGGAACTACCACACCCAAAGTCTATGCTTCAG gcAACAGCTGAGGCTAATAACCTGGCAGCAGTAGCAGGAGCAAGAGATGTCTATTGTAAAAGTATGGAGCAG GTATGCGGTGGTGATAAGCCGTACATTGCACCTTCAGATTTGGAGCGAAAACACCTGGATCTCAAGGAAGTGGCGCTCAAACAGTTTCGTTCTGTGAAAAAAATGGGTGGAGATGAATTCTGCCGCCGTTATCAGGACCAGCTTGAAGCTGAAATCGAAGAAACCTATGCAAATTTTATAAAGCACAATGATGGCAAAAATATCTTCTATGCTGCTCGCACCCCTGCCACACTGTTTGCAGTCATGTTTGCTATGTATATCATCTCAGGACTGACTGGCTTCATTGGCCTAAACTCTATAGCTGTCTTATGCAACCTCGTCATGGGGCTAGCACTGACGTCCCTTTGTACTTGGGCATATGTTAAGTACTCTGGGGAGTTCAGAGAAATCGGAACAATGATTGATCAGATTGCTGAAACACTGTGGGAACAG GTATTGAAGCCCCTGGGTGATAATTTGATGGAGGAAAACATAAGGCAGTCTGTAACAAACTCTATCAAAGCAGGCCTGACTGACCAGGTGTCTCATCATGCCCGATTAAAGACAGACTGA
- the Atl2 gene encoding atlastin-2 isoform X1, with amino-acid sequence MAEGDEAARRQQPQQGLRRRRQTSDSSVGVNHVSSTTSLGEDYEDDDLVNSDEVMKKPCPVQIVLAHEDDHNFELDEEALEQILLQEHIRDLNIVVVSVAGAFRKGKSFLLDFMLRYMYNKDSQSWIGGNNEPLTGFTWRGGCERETTGIQVWNEVFVIDRPNGTKVAVLLMDTQGAFDSQSTIKDCATVFALSTMTSSVQVYNLSQNIQEDDLQHLQLFTEYGRLAMEEIYQKPFQTLMFLIRDWSYPYEHSYGLEGGKQFLEKRLQVKQNQHEELQNVRKHIHNCFSNLGCFLLPHPGLKVATNPSFDGRLKDIDEDFKRELRNLVPLLLAPENLVEKEISGSKVTCRDLVEYFKAYIKIYQGEELPHPKSMLQATAEANNLAAVAGARDVYCKSMEQVCGGDKPYIAPSDLERKHLDLKEVALKQFRSVKKMGGDEFCRRYQDQLEAEIEETYANFIKHNDGKNIFYAARTPATLFAVMFAMYIISGLTGFIGLNSIAVLCNLVMGLALTSLCTWAYVKYSGEFREIGTMIDQIAETLWEQVFAKLFEVSRRRRVHRALSSAQRQRLSSNNNKKRN; translated from the exons GTGAGGATTATGAAGATGATGACCTAGTAAACTCAGATGAGGTTATGAAGAAACCATGCCCAGTACAGATTGTTCTCGCCCATGAAGATGACCATAACTTTGAGCTTGATGAAGAGGCTTTGGAGCAGATCCTGCTGCAGGAGCACATACGGGATCTTAACATAGTCGTGGTGTCTGTGGCAGGAGCTTTCCGTAAAGGGAAATCATTTCTCCTGGACTTCATGCTTAGATATATGTATAACAAG GATTCTCAAAGCTGGATTGGTGGAAACAATGAACCCTTGACTGGCTTTACGTGGCGAGGTGGTTGCGAAAGAGAAACAACAGGCATACAAGTTTGGAATGAAGTGTTTGTGATTGACAGACCTAATGGAACAAAA GTGGCTGTGCTGCTAATGGATACCCAGGGTGCCTTTGATAGCCAGTCAACCATTAAAGACTGTGCGACAGTGTTTGCTCTGAGCACTATGACCAGCTCTGTGCAG GTATATAATTTGTCTCAGAATATTCAAGAAGATGATCTTCAACATCTACAG TTATTTACAGAGTATGGAAGACTTGCAATGGAAGAGATCTACCAGAAGCCATTTCAG ACGCTAATGTTTTTGATTCGAGATTGGAGTTATCCTTATGAGCACTCATATGGCTTGGAAGGTGGGAAGCAGTTCCTTGAGAAGAGATTACAG GTGAAGCAGAACCAGCACGAGGAGCTGCAGAACGTCAGGAAGCACATCCACAACTGCTTCTCAAACCTGGGCTGCTTCCTCCTCCCGCACCCCGGCCTCAAAGTCGCCACCAACCCTAGCTTTGATGGACGACTGAAAG ATATCGATGAAGACTTTAAACGGGAGCTTCGAAATCTGGTTCCATTGCTGCTTGCTCCTGAAAATCTTGTTGAGAAAGAGATAAGTGGATCGAAAGTCACTTGTAGAGATCTTGTAGAGTATTTTAAG gcatacattaaaatatatcaaGGAGAGGAACTACCACACCCAAAGTCTATGCTTCAG gcAACAGCTGAGGCTAATAACCTGGCAGCAGTAGCAGGAGCAAGAGATGTCTATTGTAAAAGTATGGAGCAG GTATGCGGTGGTGATAAGCCGTACATTGCACCTTCAGATTTGGAGCGAAAACACCTGGATCTCAAGGAAGTGGCGCTCAAACAGTTTCGTTCTGTGAAAAAAATGGGTGGAGATGAATTCTGCCGCCGTTATCAGGACCAGCTTGAAGCTGAAATCGAAGAAACCTATGCAAATTTTATAAAGCACAATGATGGCAAAAATATCTTCTATGCTGCTCGCACCCCTGCCACACTGTTTGCAGTCATGTTTGCTATGTATATCATCTCAGGACTGACTGGCTTCATTGGCCTAAACTCTATAGCTGTCTTATGCAACCTCGTCATGGGGCTAGCACTGACGTCCCTTTGTACTTGGGCATATGTTAAGTACTCTGGGGAGTTCAGAGAAATCGGAACAATGATTGATCAGATTGCTGAAACACTGTGGGAACAG GTGTTTGCCAAACTGTTTGAAGTCAGTAGACGTCGAAGGGTCCACCGTGCTCTCTCGTCAGCACAGCGACAGAGACTGTCATCCAACAATAACAAGAAGAGAAATTAG
- the Atl2 gene encoding atlastin-2 isoform 3 (isoform 3 is encoded by transcript variant 3), which produces MDTQGAFDSQSTIKDCATVFALSTMTSSVQVYNLSQNIQEDDLQHLQLFTEYGRLAMEEIYQKPFQTLMFLIRDWSYPYEHSYGLEGGKQFLEKRLQVKQNQHEELQNVRKHIHNCFSNLGCFLLPHPGLKVATNPSFDGRLKDIDEDFKRELRNLVPLLLAPENLVEKEISGSKVTCRDLVEYFKAYIKIYQGEELPHPKSMLQATAEANNLAAVAGARDVYCKSMEQVCGGDKPYIAPSDLERKHLDLKEVALKQFRSVKKMGGDEFCRRYQDQLEAEIEETYANFIKHNDGKNIFYAARTPATLFAVMFAMYIISGLTGFIGLNSIAVLCNLVMGLALTSLCTWAYVKYSGEFREIGTMIDQIAETLWEQRSPRKVFAKLFEVSRRRRVHRALSSAQRQRLSSNNNKKRN; this is translated from the exons ATGGATACCCAGGGTGCCTTTGATAGCCAGTCAACCATTAAAGACTGTGCGACAGTGTTTGCTCTGAGCACTATGACCAGCTCTGTGCAG GTATATAATTTGTCTCAGAATATTCAAGAAGATGATCTTCAACATCTACAG TTATTTACAGAGTATGGAAGACTTGCAATGGAAGAGATCTACCAGAAGCCATTTCAG ACGCTAATGTTTTTGATTCGAGATTGGAGTTATCCTTATGAGCACTCATATGGCTTGGAAGGTGGGAAGCAGTTCCTTGAGAAGAGATTACAG GTGAAGCAGAACCAGCACGAGGAGCTGCAGAACGTCAGGAAGCACATCCACAACTGCTTCTCAAACCTGGGCTGCTTCCTCCTCCCGCACCCCGGCCTCAAAGTCGCCACCAACCCTAGCTTTGATGGACGACTGAAAG ATATCGATGAAGACTTTAAACGGGAGCTTCGAAATCTGGTTCCATTGCTGCTTGCTCCTGAAAATCTTGTTGAGAAAGAGATAAGTGGATCGAAAGTCACTTGTAGAGATCTTGTAGAGTATTTTAAG gcatacattaaaatatatcaaGGAGAGGAACTACCACACCCAAAGTCTATGCTTCAG gcAACAGCTGAGGCTAATAACCTGGCAGCAGTAGCAGGAGCAAGAGATGTCTATTGTAAAAGTATGGAGCAG GTATGCGGTGGTGATAAGCCGTACATTGCACCTTCAGATTTGGAGCGAAAACACCTGGATCTCAAGGAAGTGGCGCTCAAACAGTTTCGTTCTGTGAAAAAAATGGGTGGAGATGAATTCTGCCGCCGTTATCAGGACCAGCTTGAAGCTGAAATCGAAGAAACCTATGCAAATTTTATAAAGCACAATGATGGCAAAAATATCTTCTATGCTGCTCGCACCCCTGCCACACTGTTTGCAGTCATGTTTGCTATGTATATCATCTCAGGACTGACTGGCTTCATTGGCCTAAACTCTATAGCTGTCTTATGCAACCTCGTCATGGGGCTAGCACTGACGTCCCTTTGTACTTGGGCATATGTTAAGTACTCTGGGGAGTTCAGAGAAATCGGAACAATGATTGATCAGATTGCTGAAACACTGTGGGAACAG aGGAGTCCCAGGAAG GTGTTTGCCAAACTGTTTGAAGTCAGTAGACGTCGAAGGGTCCACCGTGCTCTCTCGTCAGCACAGCGACAGAGACTGTCATCCAACAATAACAAGAAGAGAAATTAG